The following proteins are encoded in a genomic region of Tigriopus californicus strain San Diego chromosome 6, Tcal_SD_v2.1, whole genome shotgun sequence:
- the LOC131881868 gene encoding uncharacterized protein LOC131881868, with protein sequence MFQDNLESLSQDIHEQVRLSSGLKDCTIVSNVPLQIPGASFISVDPTNHEQDLAEFADFIHITTWCVVAIIHLGSNTSFSVGNVKTLIERNMHSNAFFIGDVSTLNLRKWERPAVIIEKAENSDYHAHVYCGRMKSSYWRFNENFWRVGKSFLYPFGLRGERCLPLLFKQPFHVGCHGLLPNIFADKRDDSVSGTDAEAIRLLADKYHMELEFQLGIVGDVTTLNENSTHFLAQIFRGELQGAIPGLLAYQNNKVFDLSNYLLFSQLRYVTRVPTKTVSFGNVVKGFDMFSWIAMFIALTCFSVTFQTMFHVYKFELKDKALYNNPGNPVDFFLLTFSTFVEPHKINWFPSWSAGKMLALLLSVFALLMVSFYMSNLRTNLIAPRLEPEINNHEDILKYNKFVHADVLFIFLRQFEVSPAFERVLDRVEEMGGWYSSVQEDGILEPKVEAAVLNKGDVYISIGENVLYSYLFQKTLGFPNLRISNDGLYNFYTSLRIKKYSPYTPDINHLFTMYQEVGIFKKFLNKPIPIIALPSTSIGSQPESSENLRMSMEMLWTPIILLASGTFVGGIALLFEIVMAGHKKMVSRI encoded by the exons ATGTTTCAGGATAACTTGGAGTCATTAAGCCAAGATATCCATGAGCAAGTCAGGCTGAGCTCAGGATTAAAAGATTGCACCATTGTCTCTAATGTTCCACTTCAAATCCCTGGCGCAAGTTTTATCTCTGTTGATCCCACCAATCATGAGCAAGATCTCGCTGAGTTTGCTGACTTCATTCATATAACCACTTGGTGTGTGGTGGCCATCATCCACCTTGGCTCAAATACCAGCTTTTCAGTCGGAAATGTGAAGACTCTGATCGAAAGGAACATGCATTCGAATGCTTTTTTCATAGGAGATGTTTCAACCCTCAATTTGAGGAAATGGGAAAGACCTGCCGTTATAATTGAGAAAGCAGAAAATTCAGACTAC CATGCCCATGTTTATTGTGGTCGCATGAAGTCCAGTTATTGGCGCTTCAATGAGAACTTTTGGCGAGTTGGGAAGAGCTTTCTTTACCCATTTGGTTTGAGAGGAGAAAGATGCTTGCCACTGCTATTCAAACAACCATTTCATGTGGGCTGTCATGGACTATTACCAAATATCTTTGCTGACAAAAGAGACGATTCCGTTAGTGGGACTGACGCGGAGGCAATTCGACTTTTGGCGGATAAGTATCACATGGAGCTAGAATTTCAATTGGGAATAGTGGGAGATGTGAccactttgaatgaaaattcaaCTCATTTTCTGGCTCAG ATTTTTCGAGGTGAGCTCCAGGGTGCAATCCCGGGGTTGTTGGCTTACCAGAATAACAAAGTCTTCGACCTGTCTAACTACCTTTTGTTTTCGCAACTCCGATATGTTACCAGGGTGCCCACAAAGACAGTGTCTTTCGGGAATGTGGTCAAAGGATTCGACATGTTCAGTTGGATTGCAATGTTCATCGCTCTGACTTGTTTCTCGGTCACTTTTCAGACCATGTTTCATGTGTATAAATTCGAGCTGAAGGACAAAGCATTGTACAATAACCCTGGAAACCCGGTTGACTTCTTTTTGCTCACTTTCAGCACTTTCGTCGAGCCCCATAAGATCAATTGGTTTCCGTCTTGGTCTGCAG GGAAAATGTTAGCCCTTTTATTGTCGGTGTTTGCCCTGCTAATGGTAAGCTTTTACATGTCCAACctgagaaccaatctgattgCACCACGTTTGGAACCGGAGATCAACAATCATGAGGACATCCTCAAATATAACAAATTTGTGCATGCAGATGTactgttcatttttcttcgtCAGTTTGAGGTCTCTCCAGCTTTTGAAAGGGTTTTGGACAGAGTTGAAGAAATGGGTGGTTGGTACTCATCAGTCCAAGAGGATGGGATACTTGAACCAAAAGTGGAGGCGGCAGTGCTTAACAAAGGAGATGTCTACATATCCATTGGCGAAAACGTCCTTTACtcatatttgttccaaaagacgTTGGGTTTTCCCAATCTGAGGATATCGAATGATGGGCTTTACAATTTCTACACGTCTTTACGAATCAAGAAATATTCTCCATATACACCCGATATCAACCATCTCTTCACCATGTACCAAGAAGTTGGTATATTTAAAAAATTCCTCAACAAACCTATTCCCATCATTGCTCTGCCTTCAACATCGATTGGTTCTCAGCCTGAATCGTCGGAGAATTTGAGGATGAGCATGGAAATGTTGTGGACTCCTATAATACTTTTGGCTTCTGGAACTTTTGTTGGTGGTATCgcattgctttttgaaattgtcatgGCTGGTCACAAGAAAATGGTGTCAAGAATATAA